One Verrucomicrobiota bacterium genomic window carries:
- a CDS encoding glycosyl hydrolase encodes MKHGFWPSAVVILLGTAWMSVSGGEKFPETGSPYPAAYRWGAANKKGGAMANEAFAKWMNLPVVWAEDFTPNEQWRDNVEGGGWQLGEWSKWKKGAVGRRLVLSICLLPGPWDLSGPKQSNGTKTPVSLEAGAKGEYNEHFKRLAENLVKYELTDSVLRLGWEFNGGWYTWRAGKNPDAYAGYWRQIVTTMRAVPGTKELQFCWNPAMGWQQFPSEKAWPGDEYVDIVGLDVYDESWMKDTYPWPEGASVSEIASRRRAVWEKVLLHGDHGLMFWKNFATAHRKPFSIPEWGVNNRGDKHGGLDNVFFVEQMHAFITNPTNRVYFHCYFDVQAGDGHHQLSPGIAGNEVTEFPQSAARFKELFGKK; translated from the coding sequence ATGAAACATGGATTCTGGCCAAGTGCCGTGGTGATACTGCTGGGGACAGCCTGGATGTCAGTATCGGGCGGCGAAAAATTTCCTGAGACCGGATCGCCCTACCCCGCCGCGTATCGCTGGGGGGCGGCCAATAAAAAGGGTGGTGCCATGGCCAACGAGGCGTTTGCCAAATGGATGAACCTGCCCGTCGTCTGGGCGGAAGACTTTACTCCCAATGAACAATGGCGGGACAACGTCGAGGGCGGCGGGTGGCAACTGGGCGAGTGGTCCAAATGGAAGAAAGGTGCCGTAGGTCGGCGGTTGGTATTATCCATTTGTCTGCTGCCAGGCCCGTGGGATTTGAGTGGTCCCAAGCAAAGCAATGGGACCAAAACGCCCGTTTCGTTGGAAGCCGGAGCCAAAGGCGAGTACAACGAGCATTTCAAACGGCTGGCGGAAAACCTGGTCAAGTATGAGCTGACGGATAGCGTGCTGCGGCTGGGCTGGGAATTCAACGGCGGCTGGTACACTTGGCGCGCGGGTAAAAATCCCGATGCCTACGCTGGATATTGGCGGCAGATTGTCACCACCATGCGCGCGGTTCCTGGCACCAAGGAGTTGCAGTTCTGCTGGAATCCGGCGATGGGTTGGCAACAGTTTCCCTCCGAAAAAGCGTGGCCGGGGGATGAGTACGTGGACATCGTTGGGCTGGATGTGTATGACGAATCCTGGATGAAGGACACCTATCCCTGGCCGGAGGGGGCTTCCGTCTCCGAAATTGCATCCCGCCGCCGTGCGGTTTGGGAGAAGGTGCTGTTACACGGGGATCACGGGCTGATGTTCTGGAAGAATTTTGCAACAGCACATCGCAAACCGTTTTCCATCCCGGAATGGGGCGTGAACAATCGGGGCGACAAACACGGCGGCCTCGACAACGTGTTTTTTGTTGAGCAGATGCACGCCTTCATAACAAACCCGACCAACCGGGTGTACTTCCACTGCTACTTCGATGTGCAGGCGGGCGATGGCCATCATCAGCTTTCTCCCGGCATTGCCGGCAACGAGGTCACCGAGTTTCCGCAGTCCGCCGCGCGGTTCAAGGAATTGTTTGGGAAGAAGTAA
- the eno gene encoding phosphopyruvate hydratase encodes MSKIVDILAREVIDSRGNPTVEVDVILDSGAAGRAAVPSGASTGEHEALELRDGDKKRYCGKGVTKAVKNVTAKILPVLCGVDAEDQLTVDGIMLALDGTETKAKLGANAILAVSLANAKAAAADVGQPLFKYLGGPNAKVLPVPMANVINGGAHSDAPIDFQEFMIVPKGFDTFSEGLRAIAETFHALKSVLKKKGMSTAVGDEGGFAPKLESTEAAIEVILQATKDAGYKAGKEIFLALDVASSEFYNKDGTYTFKKSSGKTISGAELVDFYVELCGKYPIISIEDGCAEGDWTNWKLLTDKLGKQVQLVGDDLFVTNVKFLRRGIDTGTANSILVKVNQIGSLTETLDAVELAQDNGYTAVLSHRSGETEDATIADIAVATNCGQIKTGSLSRSDRLAKYNQLLRIEQLLGKNAVYGGKIKAAAAK; translated from the coding sequence ATGAGCAAAATTGTTGATATTCTGGCGCGCGAAGTCATTGACTCCCGCGGTAACCCCACGGTTGAAGTGGATGTGATTTTGGATTCCGGTGCGGCTGGCCGCGCGGCGGTGCCCTCCGGCGCAAGCACGGGCGAGCATGAAGCCCTCGAACTGCGTGACGGAGACAAGAAACGGTATTGCGGCAAAGGCGTCACCAAGGCTGTCAAAAACGTGACCGCCAAGATTCTCCCAGTCCTGTGCGGCGTGGACGCCGAAGACCAGCTCACGGTGGACGGCATCATGCTGGCGCTGGACGGCACGGAAACGAAGGCCAAGCTGGGCGCGAATGCCATTCTGGCGGTCTCCCTGGCCAATGCCAAGGCCGCGGCCGCCGATGTCGGCCAGCCCCTGTTCAAGTACCTCGGTGGGCCGAATGCCAAAGTTCTCCCCGTTCCCATGGCCAACGTCATCAACGGCGGCGCGCACTCTGACGCCCCGATTGATTTCCAGGAATTCATGATCGTACCCAAGGGCTTCGACACCTTCTCGGAAGGCCTGCGCGCCATCGCCGAAACCTTCCACGCCCTCAAGAGTGTGCTGAAGAAAAAGGGCATGAGCACCGCCGTCGGCGATGAAGGCGGTTTCGCACCGAAGCTCGAAAGCACCGAGGCGGCCATCGAAGTCATTCTCCAGGCCACCAAGGATGCTGGATACAAGGCTGGCAAAGAAATCTTCCTGGCCCTGGATGTGGCGTCTTCCGAGTTTTACAACAAGGACGGCACCTACACCTTCAAGAAGAGCAGCGGCAAAACCATCTCCGGCGCGGAACTGGTGGACTTCTATGTCGAACTGTGCGGCAAGTACCCGATCATCAGCATCGAAGACGGCTGCGCCGAAGGCGACTGGACGAACTGGAAGCTGCTCACCGACAAGCTCGGCAAGCAGGTGCAACTCGTGGGCGACGATCTGTTCGTCACCAACGTCAAGTTCCTGCGCCGCGGTATTGATACCGGCACGGCCAATTCCATCCTCGTCAAGGTGAACCAGATCGGTTCCCTCACCGAAACCCTCGACGCCGTCGAACTCGCCCAAGACAATGGTTACACCGCCGTGCTGAGCCATCGTTCCGGCGAAACCGAGGACGCCACCATCGCGGACATCGCCGTGGCGACCAACTGCGGACAGATCAAGACCGGCTCCCTGAGCCGCAGCGATCGTCTGGCCAAGTACAATCAACTGCTCCGCATCGAGCAGCTCCTTGGCAAGAACGCCGTGTACGGCGGCAAGATCAAGGCCGCCGCTGCCAAGTAA
- a CDS encoding glycoside hydrolase family 127 protein — protein MKTCQLCNLFVLALVATAAPLPKDYPIQPVPFTAVQVQDSFWSPRMETNRAVTVWYDFQRCEDTGRIDNFAKAAGLMKGEFKGIPYDDSDVYKVIEGAAYSLALAPDPKLDKYLDALIAKIAAAQEPDGYLYTARRLFPPEKMPGMSGPTRWSRLVGSHELYNVGHLYEGAVAHFQATGKRTLLDVATKNADLLCTVFGPGKDQLKEPPGHEEIEIGLCKLYRATGQQRYLDLARFYVELRGRADTHKLRGPNQQDHKPIYEQDEAVGHAVRAGYFYSGVADVAALTGDEKLIAAIDRLWENTASKKLYLTGGIGATRHGEAFGANYELPNRTAYNETCAAIANALWNERMFLLHGDAKYLDVLERTIYNGFLSGVALTGNEFFYPNPLESRDGYKRSPWFGTACCPVNVVRFLPELAGYLYATRDDEAFVNLFAGSTAKLTIGKTTVELRQQTRYPWEGKVTLSVTPEKKAAFTLNVRIPGWARNEPVPSDLYRYDDGLKPEVKLAVNGQPVALALKHGFAQIKRTWQAGDTVELELPMPVRRVVAHPLVKEDLDKFAVERGPLVYCAEGADNGGKVLAKVPGADVRFETQERRDLFGGIVTIKIVPQGTGDALTLIPNCLWENRGPNEMGVWFRTKPAPPEPWSASHCNPSDSVAACFDGQVPTKSDDLKILRMTWWDHKGTAEWIERYFDQPTKLSATEVYWFDDTGHGGCRVPQSWRLLYKDGAQWKPVAGTADFGVKRDQFNRVTFTPVTTTGLRLEVQLQPGFSGGVLKWKMSE, from the coding sequence ATGAAAACCTGCCAGCTTTGTAACCTTTTCGTCCTCGCCTTGGTCGCCACCGCCGCGCCGCTGCCCAAGGATTACCCGATCCAACCTGTGCCATTCACCGCCGTGCAGGTGCAGGACTCGTTCTGGTCACCGCGCATGGAGACCAACCGCGCCGTCACGGTCTGGTATGATTTCCAGCGCTGCGAGGACACCGGGCGCATTGATAACTTCGCCAAGGCCGCCGGGCTGATGAAGGGCGAGTTCAAGGGCATCCCCTACGATGATTCTGATGTTTACAAGGTCATCGAGGGAGCCGCCTACTCGCTTGCGCTTGCGCCCGACCCGAAGCTCGACAAGTATCTCGACGCCCTCATCGCCAAGATCGCCGCCGCGCAGGAACCGGACGGCTATCTCTACACGGCGCGCCGGCTGTTCCCGCCGGAGAAGATGCCCGGCATGTCCGGCCCGACGCGATGGTCGCGGCTGGTCGGCAGCCACGAACTCTACAACGTAGGCCATCTCTATGAAGGTGCCGTCGCCCACTTCCAAGCCACTGGCAAGCGCACGTTGCTCGACGTGGCCACCAAGAACGCCGATCTGCTCTGCACTGTCTTCGGCCCCGGTAAAGATCAGCTCAAAGAACCGCCCGGCCACGAGGAAATCGAGATCGGCCTCTGCAAACTCTACCGTGCTACCGGCCAGCAGCGTTATCTCGATCTCGCCCGGTTCTACGTCGAACTGCGGGGCCGGGCCGACACCCACAAGCTGCGCGGCCCCAACCAGCAGGACCACAAACCCATCTACGAGCAGGATGAAGCCGTCGGCCATGCCGTGCGCGCCGGTTACTTCTACAGCGGCGTCGCCGACGTCGCGGCGCTCACCGGGGACGAGAAGCTCATTGCGGCGATTGACCGGCTCTGGGAGAACACCGCCTCCAAGAAGCTCTACCTGACCGGCGGCATTGGCGCGACGCGGCACGGCGAGGCATTCGGCGCGAACTACGAGCTGCCAAACCGGACCGCCTACAACGAAACCTGCGCCGCCATCGCCAATGCCCTCTGGAACGAGCGCATGTTCCTGCTCCACGGCGACGCCAAATATCTCGACGTGCTGGAGCGCACCATCTACAACGGATTCCTCTCCGGCGTTGCCCTGACCGGCAACGAGTTTTTCTACCCGAACCCGCTCGAAAGCCGCGACGGCTACAAACGCAGCCCGTGGTTTGGCACCGCCTGCTGTCCGGTCAACGTCGTGCGCTTCCTGCCGGAACTGGCCGGCTACCTCTACGCCACGCGCGACGACGAGGCGTTCGTGAACCTCTTCGCCGGCAGCACGGCCAAGCTGACTATCGGCAAGACTACCGTCGAACTGCGCCAGCAGACGCGCTACCCGTGGGAAGGCAAGGTCACGCTCAGTGTCACGCCGGAGAAAAAGGCCGCGTTCACGCTCAACGTCCGCATTCCCGGCTGGGCGCGCAATGAACCGGTGCCCAGCGACCTCTACCGCTACGACGACGGTCTGAAGCCGGAGGTGAAACTCGCCGTCAACGGCCAGCCAGTCGCGCTCGCGCTGAAGCATGGTTTCGCGCAGATTAAACGCACATGGCAGGCCGGCGACACGGTTGAGTTGGAACTGCCGATGCCCGTGCGCCGGGTCGTTGCGCACCCCTTGGTGAAGGAGGATCTGGACAAGTTTGCCGTCGAGCGCGGGCCGCTGGTCTATTGCGCCGAGGGCGCGGACAACGGCGGCAAGGTGCTCGCCAAAGTGCCCGGCGCAGACGTGCGGTTCGAGACCCAGGAACGGCGGGACCTGTTCGGTGGCATCGTCACCATAAAGATCGTCCCGCAAGGCACCGGCGACGCGCTGACATTGATTCCCAACTGTCTCTGGGAGAACCGCGGCCCGAACGAGATGGGCGTCTGGTTCCGCACCAAACCCGCGCCGCCCGAGCCGTGGTCAGCATCGCATTGCAATCCATCCGACAGCGTCGCGGCCTGCTTCGACGGCCAGGTGCCGACCAAATCCGATGACCTTAAGATCCTGCGCATGACCTGGTGGGACCACAAAGGCACCGCCGAATGGATTGAGCGGTACTTCGACCAACCGACGAAGCTCTCTGCCACCGAGGTTTACTGGTTCGACGACACCGGCCACGGTGGCTGCCGCGTTCCTCAGAGCTGGCGGCTGCTCTACAAAGATGGCGCCCAGTGGAAGCCCGTCGCCGGCACGGCCGATTTCGGCGTCAAGCGCGACCAATTCAACCGCGTCACCTTCACGCCCGTCACCACCACCGGCCTGCGCCTCGAAGTTCAGCTCCAACCGGGATTTTCCGGCGGCGTTCTCAAGTGGAAAATGAGTGAATGA
- a CDS encoding FkbM family methyltransferase, whose amino-acid sequence MDWPLFLYNTYEREVHDCIQKMLQPEAVFCDVGANVGCFTLLAAPLVGERGLVLGFEPQPDAFRRLQANLGLNHFDNVRLFPLALGAKEGEIGLYDGGANWTHCASVYPSKWHEHCSRIPVRMAALDALLEQAQIRRVDLIKIDVEGAELDVLTGATQCLRRCKPKLIIEINPTTMTAGGWRWGNLRDFLSPFGYRLCRLLDGGRIETLAPDLNIEVFTLVAV is encoded by the coding sequence GTGGACTGGCCGTTGTTTCTCTACAACACCTACGAAAGGGAGGTCCACGACTGTATTCAAAAAATGCTTCAACCCGAGGCGGTGTTTTGTGACGTGGGCGCAAACGTAGGCTGCTTCACCCTGTTGGCGGCGCCCCTGGTGGGCGAACGGGGACTGGTGCTTGGCTTCGAACCCCAGCCCGATGCTTTCCGACGTTTGCAGGCCAATCTGGGACTGAATCACTTCGACAACGTCCGATTATTTCCATTGGCGTTGGGGGCAAAAGAAGGTGAAATCGGGTTGTACGACGGTGGGGCGAATTGGACCCACTGTGCCTCTGTTTATCCGTCAAAATGGCACGAACACTGCTCTCGTATCCCGGTTCGTATGGCGGCTCTGGACGCTCTTTTGGAGCAGGCGCAGATTCGACGGGTAGACCTCATCAAAATTGATGTTGAAGGTGCCGAACTGGACGTGTTAACCGGCGCGACGCAATGCCTGCGGCGATGCAAGCCAAAGTTAATTATCGAAATCAACCCCACCACCATGACGGCGGGCGGGTGGCGATGGGGTAATTTGCGGGATTTTCTTTCCCCCTTTGGTTATCGGCTTTGCCGATTGCTGGATGGAGGCAGGATCGAGACCCTGGCACCTGATTTGAATATAGAGGTATTTACTCTGGTAGCCGTTTGA
- a CDS encoding DUF5060 domain-containing protein → MKFSLTLLITLLLALLTSLHAGEPVPVGPIILPAMVNVLTETWRAAEITFESANTYTNPLNAAELNVVFTSPSGKKFVVPGFWDGGKTWRVRFAPTEYGVWNYVSTCTDSSDGGLHDKHGTVGANRYQGSLEIYRHGFIKTALGKRHFMYADGTPFFYLGDTHWSMPLEPFDEMFKPIVNKRVAQGFTVYQSEPLGAKYNFSNGFSEADLPGLQDLDRRFKYIADAGLVHANAELFFPPEIIKPCYTDEYLKQLCRLWVARFGAYPVMWTSGQEVDNDFYFDRGDQHYFDANSNPWKKVLAWVHEYDAYQHPGTAHMEFTGNKPEPKEFPPKAERPKYGYGVMASTSSFRQVPGHTWYGIQWSPPNVSGIHWPPVKDFWENGQGKPIVNYEGSYDHLWTLGEGARQQGWTAYLNGMFGHGYGAIDIWYYNSKYDMDNNTVKGPVTITVEQKKTGWTTSVDFPSATELGVHMKNFFAAIEWWKLTPRFDDQKWFEAEKSAWYSLATINSDVYVLYLYNWATTATGTLRNMHNTSYIAQWFNTRTGVYMDLGTFVPEKDAQSEVCRWKIPEKPTAADWVLVVKASAKGRAH, encoded by the coding sequence ATGAAATTCTCACTCACACTCCTCATCACCCTGCTGCTGGCATTGCTGACCTCGCTGCACGCCGGAGAACCAGTCCCCGTCGGGCCTATCATACTGCCGGCAATGGTAAATGTATTGACCGAAACCTGGCGGGCGGCAGAGATCACGTTTGAGAGCGCCAATACATATACCAATCCGCTGAATGCCGCAGAGTTGAACGTCGTTTTCACGTCGCCATCCGGGAAAAAGTTCGTGGTACCCGGGTTCTGGGACGGCGGCAAAACGTGGCGCGTGCGCTTCGCCCCAACCGAGTACGGTGTGTGGAATTATGTTTCAACCTGCACGGATAGCTCAGACGGCGGACTGCACGACAAACACGGAACCGTAGGGGCGAATCGCTATCAGGGATCGCTCGAAATTTACCGGCACGGCTTCATCAAGACCGCGCTAGGCAAGCGCCATTTCATGTATGCGGACGGGACGCCGTTTTTTTACCTGGGCGATACGCATTGGAGCATGCCACTGGAACCCTTTGATGAGATGTTTAAACCGATTGTCAACAAACGAGTCGCGCAGGGTTTCACGGTTTACCAGTCGGAACCGCTGGGTGCGAAATATAATTTTTCAAACGGATTCAGCGAAGCGGATCTGCCTGGCCTGCAAGATCTGGACCGGCGGTTTAAATACATTGCCGACGCCGGTCTTGTGCATGCCAACGCCGAGTTGTTCTTCCCACCGGAAATCATCAAGCCGTGCTATACCGATGAGTATCTTAAGCAGTTGTGTCGGCTTTGGGTGGCACGTTTCGGCGCGTATCCGGTGATGTGGACCAGCGGGCAGGAGGTGGACAACGATTTCTATTTTGACCGGGGTGACCAGCATTATTTCGATGCGAACTCCAATCCGTGGAAGAAGGTGCTGGCATGGGTTCATGAATATGATGCCTACCAGCATCCTGGCACCGCGCACATGGAATTCACAGGCAACAAACCAGAACCCAAAGAATTTCCACCGAAGGCAGAACGTCCAAAGTACGGTTATGGCGTGATGGCCTCCACCTCCAGTTTCCGCCAAGTGCCGGGGCACACCTGGTATGGGATTCAGTGGTCCCCGCCCAATGTTTCAGGAATCCATTGGCCGCCGGTGAAGGATTTCTGGGAGAACGGGCAGGGCAAGCCGATTGTCAATTACGAAGGCAGCTACGATCATCTTTGGACACTGGGCGAGGGAGCGCGTCAACAGGGCTGGACAGCCTATCTGAACGGCATGTTTGGTCATGGGTACGGCGCCATTGACATCTGGTATTACAACAGCAAGTACGACATGGACAATAACACGGTGAAAGGTCCGGTAACCATCACGGTGGAGCAGAAGAAAACCGGATGGACCACCAGTGTTGATTTCCCGTCCGCCACGGAGTTGGGCGTCCACATGAAGAACTTTTTCGCTGCCATAGAGTGGTGGAAACTGACACCACGGTTCGACGACCAGAAATGGTTCGAGGCCGAAAAGTCCGCATGGTATTCCCTGGCCACTATTAATTCGGACGTGTACGTGCTTTACCTGTATAATTGGGCGACTACCGCCACCGGCACCCTGCGCAATATGCACAATACTTCGTACATCGCCCAATGGTTCAATACCAGAACAGGTGTGTACATGGATTTAGGAACGTTTGTCCCGGAGAAGGATGCGCAGAGTGAAGTATGCCGGTGGAAGATTCCTGAAAAGCCAACCGCAGCAGATTGGGTACTGGTGGTAAAGGCCTCTGCAAAGGGAAGAGCCCATTAG
- a CDS encoding polysaccharide lyase family protein, translated as MKRIVLNAIARLNGIASKPVLVGGFLCWLCLVAGVQAADQNSPVVLSEDADTATLANGVVSATVKKENGNLLSLRYRDVEFLSHGGGYWNIYGNTLGQANTEKKSTPSVFRISQNPTQNGGALGEITLRFPYLGQTNAVPLDIEIRYTLHRGDSGLYGWTVADHAPQYPAFNIGVSTVCLKLNPEVFDFLSIDSRRQRPMASAEDWVKGTQLNLWEARRLNTGIRKGEVEHKYDYTMLFSQTPAWGWSSTKRNVGLFIVNPSLEYLNGGPVGLDYGGHIDVKASLPADPTLLFIWHSPHYGARGIQIKTNESWRKIVGPFLIYCNGGENPQAIWQDSLARAAQEQKAWPYAWATASGYEHAEQRGSASGRLSIRDPQAPNASAAGAWVGLAAPPYSAEVRKGEQTTINWQTDGKHYQYWTRADATGQFTIANARPGAYTLYAFTDGVLGDFSRAEVNVEPGKTTHLGELTWTPVRYGRQLWEIGIPNRSAEEFRHGDHYWQWGLYNLYPDEFPNDVDFVIGKSDYRRDWNYVQPPRPDGKNRWKNTTWRIRFNLGQVPKGTATLRLAICGTRGGPVDATVNGQAIGSTGELPESGVMHRDGIRSAPLTERHLKFDASLLKPGENVIALTKHVRTWTDGVLYDYLRLELEEKRK; from the coding sequence ATGAAACGCATCGTTCTCAATGCCATTGCCAGGCTGAACGGAATAGCCTCCAAGCCGGTTTTGGTCGGAGGTTTCCTTTGCTGGCTGTGTCTGGTCGCAGGCGTTCAGGCGGCGGATCAAAATTCACCTGTCGTCTTGAGTGAGGATGCGGACACGGCCACTCTGGCGAACGGTGTGGTCTCGGCCACGGTCAAAAAAGAAAACGGCAACCTGCTCTCGCTCCGTTACCGCGACGTGGAGTTTCTGAGCCACGGCGGAGGCTATTGGAACATCTACGGCAACACCCTTGGCCAGGCGAATACGGAGAAAAAAAGCACTCCCTCCGTCTTCCGCATCAGCCAGAACCCAACGCAAAACGGTGGCGCGCTGGGCGAGATCACGCTCCGGTTTCCCTATCTGGGCCAAACCAACGCGGTTCCTTTGGACATTGAAATCCGCTACACGCTCCACCGGGGCGACTCCGGACTCTATGGCTGGACCGTGGCCGACCATGCTCCGCAATATCCGGCCTTCAACATTGGAGTCAGCACGGTATGCCTGAAGCTGAACCCGGAGGTATTTGACTTTTTATCCATTGATAGCCGCCGACAACGCCCGATGGCCAGTGCGGAGGACTGGGTCAAAGGCACGCAGCTCAATCTCTGGGAGGCCCGCCGGTTGAACACGGGCATTCGCAAGGGTGAAGTGGAGCATAAATACGATTATACGATGCTTTTTTCGCAGACCCCCGCCTGGGGTTGGAGCAGCACCAAGCGCAATGTCGGCCTTTTCATCGTCAATCCCAGTCTCGAATACCTGAACGGCGGGCCGGTCGGGCTCGATTACGGTGGTCATATTGACGTCAAAGCGTCATTGCCGGCTGATCCCACCCTGCTGTTCATCTGGCACAGCCCGCATTACGGGGCGCGTGGGATACAGATCAAGACCAACGAGTCATGGCGGAAGATTGTCGGCCCATTCCTCATCTATTGCAACGGGGGTGAGAACCCGCAAGCTATATGGCAGGACTCGCTGGCCCGGGCCGCGCAGGAACAAAAAGCCTGGCCTTATGCGTGGGCCACGGCTTCCGGCTATGAGCACGCGGAGCAGCGGGGCAGCGCCAGCGGCCGGCTTTCGATCCGGGACCCACAAGCCCCGAATGCCAGTGCGGCCGGCGCGTGGGTGGGGTTGGCCGCGCCGCCGTATTCAGCAGAGGTCAGGAAAGGCGAGCAGACCACGATCAACTGGCAGACGGACGGCAAACACTACCAGTATTGGACCCGCGCGGACGCGACGGGGCAATTCACCATCGCCAACGCGCGCCCCGGCGCCTACACCCTCTACGCGTTTACCGACGGCGTGCTGGGCGATTTTAGCCGCGCTGAGGTTAACGTGGAACCGGGGAAGACGACGCATCTTGGTGAACTGACTTGGACCCCGGTGCGCTACGGCCGGCAGCTTTGGGAGATTGGCATCCCCAATCGCAGTGCCGAGGAATTCCGCCACGGCGATCACTACTGGCAGTGGGGGCTTTACAACCTCTATCCCGATGAGTTTCCCAACGATGTGGACTTTGTCATCGGCAAGAGCGACTACCGACGCGACTGGAATTACGTCCAACCTCCGCGTCCGGACGGAAAGAATCGCTGGAAAAACACCACTTGGCGCATCCGGTTCAATCTGGGGCAGGTCCCCAAAGGCACGGCAACCTTGCGCCTGGCCATTTGCGGGACGCGCGGCGGCCCGGTGGATGCCACTGTGAACGGGCAGGCGATTGGCAGCACCGGCGAATTGCCCGAATCCGGCGTGATGCATCGCGATGGCATCCGCAGCGCCCCGTTAACGGAGCGCCATCTGAAATTCGACGCTTCGCTGCTCAAGCCGGGCGAGAATGTCATCGCGCTGACCAAACATGTCCGCACCTGGACCGACGGGGTGCTTTACGACTATCTCCGGCTGGAATTGGAGGAAAAGAGAAAATGA
- a CDS encoding glycoside hydrolase family 95-like protein: MTPASKANLVWDAANTRWTICNSGAREGGRDTNAVNDLAYVNGVFSFLLNASDILEGKQSGNERVHITEAQKNKWRGYVTNLSRFPTIMFNNQRVFKEAENRNKMCLGGPGDNSDVLSHVFPGEALGLNSDPEWLQIARNTVAALNPEDKKASWFQANCFPKIYTQAVRSGYPAEKVLANLSLLLAGRQPYDDRGDHVQLRANLTIVPPVHGLESVGAIEAINSMLLQSHDRVIRVFPVWVKNRDASFQDLRAFGAFLVSSEYHAGQVKDVTIKSEAGRLCRIANPWPGKACEVWASTGGQPEKVNFRLDGNVITFPTEKAKQYRIRTP; encoded by the coding sequence TTGACCCCAGCATCAAAGGCTAACCTGGTATGGGATGCGGCCAATACCCGCTGGACCATTTGCAACAGCGGCGCGCGCGAAGGCGGGAGGGACACCAATGCCGTTAATGATCTGGCGTATGTGAATGGGGTGTTCAGTTTTCTCCTGAATGCCAGCGATATCCTGGAAGGGAAGCAATCCGGAAATGAGCGAGTGCATATTACCGAGGCCCAAAAGAATAAATGGCGCGGCTATGTCACTAACTTGAGCCGGTTTCCCACCATCATGTTTAACAACCAGCGAGTCTTCAAGGAGGCGGAAAACCGAAACAAGATGTGCTTGGGTGGGCCAGGGGACAATAGCGATGTCCTCAGCCATGTATTTCCGGGGGAGGCGCTAGGTTTGAATTCGGACCCCGAATGGTTGCAGATCGCCCGGAATACCGTGGCGGCCTTAAACCCGGAGGACAAGAAAGCCTCGTGGTTTCAGGCCAACTGTTTTCCAAAAATCTACACGCAGGCGGTGCGGTCAGGTTACCCGGCGGAAAAAGTTCTTGCGAACTTGAGCCTGCTGCTGGCGGGGCGCCAGCCTTATGACGACCGGGGCGACCATGTGCAGCTTCGCGCCAATCTGACCATCGTGCCACCGGTGCATGGGCTGGAATCGGTTGGGGCGATCGAGGCGATTAATTCCATGCTATTACAGAGTCACGACCGGGTGATCCGGGTGTTCCCAGTTTGGGTCAAGAACAGGGATGCCAGCTTCCAAGATCTCCGGGCCTTTGGTGCATTTCTGGTCTCCAGCGAATACCACGCGGGACAGGTTAAAGATGTCACCATCAAAAGTGAGGCGGGCCGGTTATGCCGAATCGCGAATCCCTGGCCCGGTAAGGCCTGTGAGGTTTGGGCCAGTACCGGTGGGCAGCCGGAAAAGGTGAACTTCCGGCTCGATGGCAATGTGATTACTTTTCCCACCGAAAAGGCGAAACAATACCGGATTCGCACACCATGA